The proteins below are encoded in one region of Brassica napus cultivar Da-Ae chromosome A6, Da-Ae, whole genome shotgun sequence:
- the LOC106356669 gene encoding uncharacterized protein LOC106356669: protein MDEEQRDMKARKAYYQRVDFVFNSLQGIPQLCPCGSITKEIVDEEDTYDYLPRKRYFICKDFENDGLHYRQPWVVGVQEEVERLKLKVLRHENLLTECEELKVSSYFFQYHKFGVCTIFLTHVFWFGLCLFSHRLKCW from the exons ATGGATGAAGAACAGCGAGATATGAAAGCCCGCAAAGCATACTATCAGAGGGTTGATTTCGTTTTCAATTCGCTGCAGGGGATTCCCCAACTGTGCCCCTGTGGATCAATCACGAAGGAAATTGTAGATGAAGAGGATACATATGACTACCTCCCTAGGAAAAGATACTTCATCTGCAAAGACTTCGAG AATGACGGTCTGCATTACAGGCAACCATGGGTTGTAGGTGTGCAAGAAGAGGTTGAGAGGCTCAAACTGAAAGTTCTCCGCCATGAGAACCTTCTTACAGAGTGTGAGGAACTTAAGGTGagttcatatttttttcaatatcatAAATTTGGTGTTTGTACTATCTTTCTAACCCACGTGTTTTGGTTTGGCTTATGTCTGTTCAGTCACAGGTTAAAATGTTGGTAA
- the LOC106449332 gene encoding transcription factor bHLH55 — MAFPSSSSFTVDFAYENELDFSSLLTPSTLISFQDPNPTNPIIHTENDGRQRIRDTTVTDEIPKEDVEPKNKRVKHREIERQRRQEVTSLFKHLRYILPVQYVKGKRSSSDHVHEAVNYIKDLEKKIKEVSEKRDRFKRSITHPPPAGYCPIRSLAASCSSSSLSSYCSCVGDTHIDVKVRTCLVGIEIVVSCCFRHESCLSRVLQLLVQEQSFNVVSCISTRLHLRIIHTIVSEVEKGIEINFSELQEKIIKNMGTSCFNF; from the exons atggcttttccatcttcttcatcgttcACAGTAGATTTTGCGTATGAAAATGAATTGGATTTCTCGAGTTTGTTAACTCCTTCAACGTTAATATCATTCCAAGATCCTAATCCAACAAATCCGATCATTCATACTGAAAACGACGGAAGACAAAGGATCCGTGATACGACCGTGACAGATGAAATCCCAAAAGAAGATGTTGAGCCAAAGAACAAGAGAGTCAAACATAGAGAGATTGAGAGACAAAGAAGGCAAGAAGTCACGTCTCTTTTCAAGCACCTACGATATATATTGCCAGTTCAATATGTTAAG GGTAAGCGTTCTTCATCAGATCACGTTCACGAAGCTGTGAATTACATCAAAGACTTAGAAAAGAAGATCAAAGAGGTCAGCGAGAAAAGAGATCGATTCAAGAGATCTATTACTCATCCACCTCCAGCAGGATATTGTCCTATAAGATCATTAGCAGCATCGTGTTCGTCATCATCACTATCATCATATTGTTCTTGTGTTGGAGACACACATATCGATGTTAAGGTGAGGACTTGTTTGGTCGGTATCGAGATAGTAGTAAGTTGCTGTTTCAGACACGAATCTTGTCTCTCAAGGGTTCTTCAGCTTCTGGTTCAAGAACAAAGTTTTAATGTTGTTAGTTGCATCTCAACTAGACTGCATCTAAGAATCATACACACCATTGTCTCTGAG GTTGAGAAAGGAATAGAGATTAACTTCTCAGAGCTTCAAGAAAAGATAATCAAAAACATGGGGACATCGTGCTTTAATTTTTAG
- the LOC111216248 gene encoding glyoxylate/hydroxypyruvate reductase HPR3-like, with protein MEESSESPLVLVHRPPTLAYMDDHLSRNFRLLNAHLSPDPLPLFLSRHAASVTAFVNIGRLKIDAELLSHLPSLQLLVCTSVGTDHVDLAECKRRGIAVTNAGDAFSDDVADCAVGLLLSVLRRIPAGDRYVRSGNWSKPGQFQLGIKVSGKRVGIIGLGSIGSRIAKRLEPFGCIISYNSRTQKQSIPYRYYSDVLSLAADNDVLVLCCSLTDQTRHVVNREVMESLGKEGVIINVGRGGLIDEEEMVKCLVEGVIGGAGLDVFEKEPQVPEELFGMDNVVLSPHAAVATPGALESVAEVAIANLKAFFSNQPLVSPVRLG; from the exons ATGGAGGAATCTTCAGAATCTCCGCTCGTCCTCGTTCACCGCCCACCTACTCTAGCTTACATGGACGACCACCTCAGCCGCAACTTCCGTCTTCTCAACGCTCACCTTTCACCGGATCCACTACCCCTCTTCCTCTCCCGCCACGCCGCCTCCGTCACAGCCTTCGTCAACATCGGCAGGCTCAAGATAGACGCCGAGCTCCTCTCCCACCTCCCTTCCCTCCAGCTTCTCGTCTGCACCAGCGTCGGCACCGATCACGTCGACCTCGCCGAATGCAAGCGCCGCGGCATCGCCGTCACCAACGCTGGCGACGCCTTCTCCGATGACGTGGCGGATTGCGCCGTCGGGTTGCTGTTGAGCGTCCTCCGTCGTATTCCGGCCGGTGATCGTTACGTCCGGTCTGGTAACTGGTCGAAACCGGGGCAGTTCCAGCTAGGCATCAAG GTAAGTGGAAAGCGAGTTGGGATAATTGGATTAGGGAGCATCGGGTCCCGTATCGCCAAAAGACTCGAACCCTTTGGATGCATCATCTCTTACAACTCGAGAACTCAGAAACAGAGCATTCCATACCGTTACTACTCCGACGTTCTCTCCTTGGCAGCAGACAACGACGTCCTCGTGCTCTGCTGCTCTCTGACGGATCAAACGAGGCACGTTGTGAACAGAGAAGTGATGGAGTCGCTTGGGAAGGAAGGGGTTATCATTAATGTGGGAAGGGGAGGGCTGATTGATGAGGAGGAGATGGTGAAGTGTCTGGTGGAAGGTGTGATTGGTGGTGCCGGTTTAGATGTGTTTGAGAAAGAACCGCAAGTTCCTGAGGAGTTGTTTGGTATGGACAATGTTGTATTGTCTCCGCATGCTGCTGTGGCCACGCCTGGGGCTTTGGAAAGTGTTGCCGAGGTTGCGATAGCTAACTTGAAGGCGTTTTTCTCGAACCAGCCTTTGGTTTCCCCGGTTCGATTGGGTTGA